The sequence gtattaccAATTTATAAACGGCGTGTATCGACTTATTATAGAAAAGTTGccaatttttatggaaaattatcGACTTATTATCAAAGAGCTATCGATATAAACTCGAATTTTGATAAATCGACGGTGAGAATTCgttgtcgataacaagccgatattaGAATAATAACTTATCGATATCTGCTATTACCGATAAaaaccgacgaagctcttcttaaaaagcccgaaaatatttttttcatttcacttctTTATCAAGCTCAGATTAACTTAAGAATATTTGTTTTTTAGGCGTTCCGATATATTTTTACGCATCGAATTTCAAGAGTATTTGGCACTCacgttttttatacccagctgtacttgtacacagggtattataactttgattggataacggttggttgtacaggtataaaggaatcgatatagatatagacttcctatatcaaaatcatcagtctcgaaaaaaatttgattgagctatgtccgtccgtctgtccgttaaaacgataacttgagtaaatattgagatacctacaccaaatttggtacacgaacgtatctggacccagaatatattggtgttcaaaatgagcaaaatcgtatgacaaccacgcccactttttatatatataacattttggaaaacacaaaaacctgattatttagtaaataatacaactagaatgttgaaatatgacgtatgggctgatattgagactcttgataaaaatttgaaaaaaaaaattttaaatgggcgtggcaccgcccacttgtgataaaatcaattttacaaatattattaatcataaatcaaaaatcgttaaacctatcgtaacaaaattcggcagagaggttgcctttactataagaatgctttgaagaaaaattaacgaaatcggttaaggaccacgcccacgacgtggacgaataaaataagctatatctttgcaaaaaagagctttatatcaatggtatatcatttcccaagtggatttataacaataaatagaaaaatcttcaaattttaaaaaatgggcgtggcaccaccccttttatgactaagcaatttcctatgtttcgggagccataactcgaagaaaaattaacggatcgtaataaaattgggtacacaaattttctataaaaccgctatagtaaaaaatatttctagtaaaaatggacgggatcggttaaagatcacggaaacttagatataaaacaagtttaaaagggtcatagactggaataataagatataacttagcaaaaaaatagttttgaatcaattatatttcacttatcaagttttattgtaagagaaaatgggaagacattttttttaaacgggcggtgccacgtgttatgtagaaatggAATTTAtcggaaatgaaatgtacaattaaagttcacactgagtatataatgttcagttacacacgaacttagacacctttacttgttttaaactatttttatttcacaTTTTCCGACTGATTGCTTTCAGATTCAACTACGCGACGCTGATCCCATGAAGCCAGCCATAATCGGTACACACTACATAGATCTTAAACAAATATCCAATGATGGTGATCGCGGCTTTCTACCCACTTTCGGTCCTTCTTTCATACATCTCTATGGCTCTACGCGTGATTATACCCTACTCGATCAACACTCCAATCTAAATACGGGCTTGGGTGAAGGTGTAAGCTATCGCGCACGTTTGCTACTTGCTATACGCACAGAAATTACAGATAACATGGAGATGACCACGGAGAAGAATGTAGAACTCGAGCCCGCTTATCCCATAACAGAATCATCCTATTCACGCAATGAAGAATTTTTCCTTTTTGGTTCTATTATAGAGGCGTCAATGTTGGATAAGAAAGTTAGCGATAAGACAGTATTTTTTGAATTGAGTATGGGCAATGCAGGTAATTCATTAGATGGTCATAATGAGAGTTTCTCAACGGCCACTGAAGATGGTGAAGAAGGTTGTGTGCTCGATACTGTAGATACTACTTCTTTTAGCAGCGTTACAAATGCCTGCAAACCAATTAGTCACGATAAGTCACATTATTATTTGCCCTATTGGGACTATAAGCCATGCATGGATGTAAGGTGTACGCTGCCAGATCTTCGGAGGCGTATGTATAATAGCAATATGTTGGCGAAAATGTCGGAGAAGTTGGTAAGTGAAAATTGCGTTTGACGTAATTTTAAAACGTGATTTTAACTCAAACGTTTACTTTTCAGGAAGAGGGTTTGtcaaagacaaaaaaattaattgaggaTGAAGATATAAAAGCTGAAGTACGCTTACGCACCACACTCGAGGATCTGGCATCAGCTTGTATGCGCTACACGAGCATAACTAAAGCTAATTCGACGGGTCCAGGAAGTGGTAAGACAAAACTGGATAAAGAGCGCATGAAGCTTTGTCAAAGTGAGATAGTAAGTTGTGCTTTTCGTTGTGATTTTCGGAGTATGGGCCTTTGGTAATAACTCACAATCAATGTCTACTCTAGGAAAATTTATGTAATCTAGCACGCAATCTACGCGCACTCGTCACGCGCAGCTCATTGAAAGAGCGCTATAAAACCGCCCATACGTTCCAGCAGAAGCTTAAGTTTCTCATCGAAGATGTAAGTTGAGATCGCGACTCATCTTTATAAGGTTGTGCTACGCAATATAGGTACTTAGCCTAAgttaaattttgtataggaaaAGGTCTCGTCGCATGTCGAAAAAGGTAGAATACTAATTAGCTGAAACATCACTCACAAAAGTGTATACCTTGAAAAGACTCCGTCGGCCCTCATCAAATTGTTTGCGACAAACTGGTTTCTACATtgcgccatcttcagtgtaattgtTTATTCGCAAGTGCAAAAAACTGTAAACATCCATAAAAATTCACTTAGCTAATTTGATGTTTTATTGCCTTCCCAATTGTAGATTAGGGCGACTTTTCATCATCTCTTGTTAAATTTAGTTTGAAGAAAGTCCAATTTCGACGTCATGCCGTCATGTCAATAACATTTTTAGTTcgtgaacagttagaaagagtgaTAAACTTATTCCTTATAAAGTTGTGAAGAGTCTAGTTTCGGCGCCGTGAACTCTCCTACAGGAAAGCATCAGCCAGGACCCCGTAAACCAAGCAGTGGATCGAGGAGAACGGCATCCTTAAATCATAACGGTAGATCTGTTCCTCATGCATTGGCCCGCGACCATTGCAAGAGTTCGTAAGAGAGAGTCATTCAATCAAAAGGTCGAAGCTAGAGTTGTGCAGTTGAGGGATTCGTAATCCCAAAAGCAGCGGAGCTTTCTGCACTCAGGCTTACGACTGAAGATAAGTAGCATAAAAGCAAAAGCCCCATCGCCTTTACATAAGTGAGGAAAGACAATATCCGTGAAAGCGCCCCTTTCGCTTAGCCAGCCAGCAAGAGTAGAGATGTGTACCTAAAAGTTGatatccactcccgctggcttaCAGGCGCCTTTTTATATACCGTTTATAGAGGCGCATCAaataaacacaaacaaatatttaacaCTTCCGCTAGTTTTCGTTGGCTTTTGATCATCAGCTGATGATTGCCCACACACATTTTCTATATTCTTTCATAGTATGGATCGTACATATTATTGAAACGCCGAATTATTCGCCGAGAAATTGAGTTATTGAGACTTTTCGTTGACTTAGCGAGAAGTCCTAATGGATGGCTTCTATCCCAGCTGCAAAGACGAGCAGGATATCGAATGTGTTGAACACTCTTAGCAAATACTCTTATTCCACCATGTCACTAATGGAATGTCGGAGGAGGCGCTCCATTGACTGTTAAGTAGGCTTAGTGCGACTGAATTCGAGGACGCTGGACGCCACGTTAGACATATTGTGCAACTCCCTGCATTTCTTGCGGAGCAAGGGCTTTAGCCTATATAAGTAAACAACTGGCCAGGTGGCCTTAAACAACATATCTGAATTGTCTTATTCTTTTCCATGACCGAAGCTTATTGAGTCTGGATATATTGGTAAACAGGCAATACTAATTAAAGTGGGAAATAATCGACCCATACTTGATGCGCACATGGGTCAAAGACGACTCAACATTTTTGTAGGGCCGAATTTAGGCGAAGACCAATACCTGTGTCATGCGAAGGCAGAGACtatatgtttttattttcacCTATTGCGCAATCTTCTATGACCTGATTTTGAGGTGAACCCATTTCTGGTTGTTGatttaaatttcaccacattcCTTCAGCCTCAACACTCGTTGCCGGATATATTTTTATGGCTCATTGCAAATGGTAAACGTTATGCCTATCATCGCATGTGTGCACGAGAGCTCATTTACTCCAACACCGAGGAGGAGTGTGGCGTACATTGTGGTAAAATACAGACGCTCTTTCTACGGCTACCTGGGAAGCAATCAATGGGTTCTGCGAGCTGGTTTATACAAGCTAAACTTTCAATATTTTTGTGGCTGGGTGTTGTCGGTCATAAGGAACATTTCTTCGAGGGTTTGCCCATTGGTTATGATTTATCGCATGAGCTGCGTAATGCGGAAAGGCCGGGAGCTATGGCACCCAATAATATACATTATTTGGAAAAGTCGGTAAGTTTTGTAGAGAATAAATATTGCTACAGTTCAAGAGGTGCAACAAGTTCATTTATTTCCTTAAGACTTTTCAACTGCGTGCGCACATTTATCAGGCACGTTCGCTTATCGGTTCCGACTCCTCAGGCTTGAGTGATCCTTATGCTACCGTCTATATCACTGAATTCGCCAAAACCACGCAAGTTATCGAGGAGACGCTCAGTCCTACTTGGGATGAATTGTTGGTATTTGATGAAATTCTTGTATTTGGCACCAAAGATGAGATCAAAAAAGACCCACCCACTATTATCATTGAGATTTATGATCAAGACAAAGTTGGTAAATCTGAATTTATTGGACGTGCTATTGCCAAGCCGCGCGTGAAGTTGCGTGAAAACGCCTACAATACACCCACGCTGGAATGGTTTGATATCGTGCGTGGTCATGAGAATGCCGGCGAGTTATTGTCAGCTTTTGAAATGTTGGAAATCGGTTCAACCGATATGCCACGTCTCACCGAACCAAAACTGGTAACGAGTACTCAACAAGAGAAAATCAAAGACAAAAATGCGCCACCGCCGCCGGGTACAATCTTGCCGGTGCCCAAGGAAGTACGTCCACACCTGGCCAAATTCAAGTTAGAAGTGCTATTTTGGGGTTTGCGTGATCTTAAGCGCGTGCATTTAATGTCTGTCGACAAACCGCGCATTGATGTTGAATGTTCGGGTAAAATATTGAGTTCGAATATCATACAGAATGCAAAAAAGAATCCGAACTTTCCAAGCATGTTGAAGTCCATCGAATTGGAGTTACCTTTGGAGGAAACCTATGCACCACCAATTACCATACGCTGCGTGGACTGTCGGTCATTTGGCCGTTACACTTTGGTCGGCACACATCAAATCACCTCCATACATCGTTACATCTATAAACCACCACCTAAAGAGgatataacaaaatacaaaaccatAGGAGGACAAATTATTCTCTCGGCACCAATGAACGATGAGAGCCTGAGTAATCTTGTGGATGGCTTTAATATGCAAGCGATAATTGCCGCCAATGCCCAGCATGCGAATATGAAAGACTATTATGCTAATCGACGTTCATCGTGTGATCAATTTACACTCTATGGGGCTGCATGCGTGACAAAACTGTAAGACCACTAGATATTTTGGTGAATCATGTTTGATTTTTTATGTGTTTTATCTTTTTCCACAGTGCCAAAAAACAATCATCCAAGAAGAAATCATTGCCAATGGGCAATCCAAATGAAATCGTTACAGAGCAAGATAAAGACGATGAGCTGAGCCGTGATTGGTGGACGAAGTATTTTTGGTCTTTTGAGCGTTTGATTGATttaacaaaaacagaaaaaaaacatACCTCCGACAAGTTTTTAGCCCCGCCGCCCAATGTTATGAATCCAAATACACAGAAGTCTGGTATTAAGGGTCCCAAGTTTGTACAAAAGTTGAGTCCGAAAGCTATGGCTGGTGTTGCACGTGGCAAGCAGGATAACAGCAGCGGAAAGGTGTCGCCAAATCAGCAAATGAATCGGGGCAACTTAAACTCAACGGCTGTGTGTCAGGTAACGAACACCTTTTTATACCCAGCAGTGCTAGTATTAATCGTATgtgtttcaattattttttttttccccgACCTAAAATAACATGTCAAATAACCCACATAATCCCAAAATTATATCGAATTCATACCGAAAGTAATACCTATCCGATTTTGAATTAGTACCCAAATAATTCCAAAAGCTATGTACTTCTTAACTACTTGTTTAGACATCTGAACTTAAGTTGAACGAGCAGGATCCACATTCTTAACCCCTACCATACTATAACAGGACCATGCGTCTAGAAATCGGTATAGTGTTGTCTTTAGTGCCGGCTTTTTCACATATCTTCGGCCCATTGAGCTGGTTGGCCTGTGTTGACGCTAATAAGTGCTGTGTATTTGCTTAGCTCGAGAAGGAATCTCGTTCCTTTCTTGTCCAAAGACGTCCACAAAGTCCTTTAGACTTTACAATCTTCCTGATTGGTCCGTAGCAGGTTTTTTGCCCAGTGGTAGGCGTAAAGTCCTGTATGTCGCGTTCATATGCAATTTGGGCTCTTTCCTGGCCATCTCATCATATTTCCTATGACTTGCAGCGGGGCTCGATGCTTCTGCACGATATCCGATTTTTTCCTAGTTTAAATCGAAGACCTTTATTGATGCCTGGTCTTTACTTTAATGTGATAGATTGGTTTAGCCGCCCTACCTCTTCCAGGAAGACACTGCGGGAGGCAGAGCGGTGATACGACTAATTGACCCGTAGATACTTAGAGTATAGGCCAATCTCAGATTAAGTGCTGTGATGAACTACAAACGTAAACGAGGTATCATGTAAGAAGGACCGCAGCTTTATGTACAAAGGCAGTAGGAAAGCGAAAGATAGGAGTATTCTCCCTATTCAGTATTCTACAGACAGGCAGGAACTTAACGGAGATTCCTGCAAGGTAAGTTAGCGGCAGCTGATGAAATCGGGAAGAGAAGGGCAGAGAAGAGCACAGGGAGGTTGTAGTTAGAGAGGCAAATGCTGGATTCAATTAATGAGTAATGGAGTTGAAACAACTACCAACCACCTGATCAATAAGGGAAGGGCAGTAGCTAAGCAGTAGTACGCAGTGGCGGATTTAAATCAGCTAGCGGCCAGCAGATGGAGAGCATGGCAATTCAGTAGCGGAGCAGCGACCATGCGATATCGGTGACGGTGAGAGTAAAGTAGTATGTTACCTTAAAATTACTTTCGCGATTTTTGGCTTCGTAGACTGCAGATACTATGGGGACGATGCTGAGTCTCCCGCTTAATACCACCGCATCACAGTCAATACTACTACTACGTTACTATGCTCATATTCTAGGGGACAACCGGAGTTACAACGTTACTTATCAACGAATTCATCTCTCCCGGTAAGTTTTCCACTCATTTTTTGGGCTTAAACGTGTCCTTCTTCCTTCATGCTAATAAAAGTATGATTGTAAACTTCAGCTGATCGCTGCCTATTCTTTCCGCCAGGGGATCATCTTCCTCAATCGGTATGCAGCATCTAGGACTGCTCTTAGTTTATTATCTTCGACCTTGTTGACTGTTTATCTTAATTTATTTATCCTGGCTCGCAGACCACACCCTTATCGAGCTCATTCACTCGACGCTTACCTCGTAATCTAGGTCCGAGTCATCACTCGTTCTTTCCTGGCTTCCGACCTGGTTCCGATGGCCCGTTATCAAGAAGGCTGCGTTCAAATACAGCTGTACATGCCCGTGGCTGCATATCGTCCAATATACACAGTTCACATACCACCCTACTTTGGGATAGTTGGCAGTTATTAGTCACTGACCCCAGCCGAGTATAATGGCGTTGGATTGTTTTTTGACCAAGAACTGTCAAGTCTCTTCTTCTTCCTTTAGCAGTGCTTCACGCCATTCAGTACCTTCTAACGCAAGtcgaaggaaacttgcagtttcaacagggttcaATCTTATAGGCATTGGTGTTAGAAGCCAACTACCGAATTACTAATGCAGAATGTTATGAGGACAAGCCGTGTATAATATTTGAGAtctaaaagcaacaacaacatttcgTCTTACCGTTCTTTCTTACGTTTTTCTGTCAGTCGTCCTTCAGACTCCATCGAGTACTTGCTATATAATTTCTTTGCTTTTCCTTTCCAACACAGATCTACCCCAACGAACTGGAAGCACAACCAGATTATAATTACTTCCGCGAATGGTTACACTCTTTTGCGCTTTATCGTGGCAAAAAGACCGGAGATTCCACCGAAGATGACAATCGCACTGTAGGCTTCTTTAAGGGTGCCATAAAAGTTTACAAACTACCACCGCCTAAAGGCACTGAGCTGCCCATACCTAACTTACCCGCCAATGATCCTCTACATGTACTTGTACGTATTTATATTATCAAAGGCACAGATTTACATCCGATGGATTTGAATGGTAAAGCTGATCCTTATGTTGTTCTACAATTGGGAAATAAGCGCATATCAGATAAGGAGAATTATGTAAGCAAGCAATTGAATCCAATTTTTGGTAAATGTTTTGAGGTGGAAGCCACATTTCCGCAAGACTCAATGTTGACGGTGCAAGTATTGGATTGGGATTTGGTCGGTTCAGATGATTTGATAGGCGAGACAAGAATCGATTTGGAGAATCGTTATTATAGTAAACATCGCGCAACATGCGGTTTGGCTCTGAGATATGAAGTGTAAGTGGTTATGAATGATTTCTCTCTCAGTTATTGAAGTCACGTGAGAGAAATCGAAGGCAATTATGTGACAGAGAAAGgagcttaagcgccaaatacacgacatgaacatttccgcgaacattccgcaatcttgttcgcaactttggccatacaccatacgaacttttggccgaacattagttctctttcagacagcgatgaatacggacaacaattgtgctgcagcaatattgctcgctgtggcaattaagcgtaaaaaaaagagagaagatcccaaaaaaagaatttggtgcaaagaatggtttaaaaaacgagcagttcttggacaaagtgagcttattaaagaactggaattcacgtcacaaaatgattttaaaaattacgttcgtatgagcaaggcaacatttgaccaactttttcaaaaaattttgccactcataacgaaacgggatacaacaatgagagaagcgattccccctcatcaccgccttgctttaactttgcgctttctatctagtggcaatagctttgaagacttaaaatttttggcagcaattgcgcccgcaaactacttattttttttataactgtatcctttgtggcatcaggatctatttcttttaatttttcgattaaagtcgcataatcattattctttttaattctattacaataatctttgctttttacttgccacaatgatggcaaagatttatacatttcaataaattcactcagaaattttttattgtcaattttacttttccgcgcacgtctgttccgttcagaaattactacgattatgagctatttcgccatacacgcacgaacagttcgcgcaaatgttcgccaaaaattaaaatattttgatttttggcgaacatttgcgcgaactggcaaacaccaccatacacgacagaaaaggtcgcagaaatatgacataacgggaatgttcgcggaaatgttcgtgtcgtgtatttggcgctttactctGAAAATTAGATTTTGAATTATATGAGATAACAGTTTATAATCCAAGTATAATCCAGCCTCCTTACAAATTTGGTTTTAGTGTTGTTGTGATCGCAAAACATTCTTTAAAGGCTTAGGCAGAGTCACACGTGCCCGCGCAGTCCTTTTCCCGTTATAAATCCGGAATGCTGCGGTAAAGGGTTTCAATCCGCCGGCATCCATAACACTTtaaaaatcttcggggagtgttttgggggttacatcaacaacaacaagctgGTATTTTTTTAGTCAAGTCTCAGTAGCAACACGATCGGTAGTCTCTTCGATTCAGACTTGATTCAGGCATAATCAATATGAGTTGAGCATGGAGTCCCGTTAAGGGTAAAGCACCTCTTCCCATATTATATGATGTCAATTCTTATGAGACTTTATCGCTGAAATACATTTAGGGTTTGAAATCTGTGCGTGTTAGCAGTAATAGAGGTTTATTCTTCTCTTTCGTTGTCTTCTTGCAGTGATGAGGAGACTACCCAAGGGTTTTGGGGGGTTCTATCGATACCTATGGTTTTTTTCCGATAATAATCTTGAATATTCCGGTACAtaccaccattaaggtactagtcgaGCATCTTTTCGCCTCCTTCCGTAAGAAGCTTGGGGCCGCCAAATCCTCGCCGGCTTAATAAACAGGATTTGCTATCTGCAGATGAGGTTGAAAACTGGTTTGGTGAAACTGCGCTGGCCACCGCTTGAACTCCTAATGCTCTAGGTCATAGTGGTGTACCTGCGAGCAATGAGCCGACGAACTAGAGAGGAAGGCTACTGCACAGACTGAACAAAACCGGCTAAATGACATTTCCCCTCCTTCTGGTTTGTGCCTTTTTTCACCATGTGAGGTGTCCATGTGAAACCTGGACCCTCGTAAGTCCACaaatcaataatttatgttgttgttgtaactgcaagaATACTCCCCGAA is a genomic window of Eurosta solidaginis isolate ZX-2024a chromosome 4, ASM4086904v1, whole genome shotgun sequence containing:
- the LOC137251077 gene encoding otoferlin-like isoform X2 yields the protein MGSGGSSGSGGSMSGIISSSSKCVGQYIVLMQGLIKSGYIRIEDQMVDISSNKPIQALIVFEARYTSPDDAAGNFEPTNLVRPIQEQQNISFSSQSLDDDQQMLLDIEQNIANLERSLNRESGGHHASSGAGSASSGNESQQQQGGTQKKRHLLRRVMTAAQHSTTGVTSSRQRIELKFDKFGKSPTTGRSSSITTLLTTTTNANAKTTTIATATTAGFAGGSSSSASALDAAMRASKQQQPKEKKLTMRAVRNIMRLGRGRQTSQSRDSSTEDEGRSPLIFETDAGPTTATSATEPETEDGLHARRLALEGLDAGGGIPLNAAGGDSGQSNQSSDVEQLEHYDKGKMIKSMTRAADHLKSQDFQVCITIIEARQLPGLNMDPVVCIQVGDQKKYTSVKESTNCPYYNEYFVFDFHMPPVMLFDKIITLSVIQARKFLRSGTLVGSFKIDLSTVYDAPDHQFYHKWALLSDPDDFYSGPKGYLKCDIGIIGKGDTVKVPQKSEKDPDDIEANLLLPVGVPIERQRAKFIVKIYRADGLPRMNSSIMANVKKAFTGESKDLVSPYVQVSFAGLLGKTTVKKNAYAPVWNEQLVFTEMFPPLCQRIKIQLRDADPMKPAIIGTHYIDLKQISNDGDRGFLPTFGPSFIHLYGSTRDYTLLDQHSNLNTGLGEGVSYRARLLLAIRTEITDNMEMTTEKNVELEPAYPITESSYSRNEEFFLFGSIIEASMLDKKVSDKTVFFELSMGNAGNSLDGHNESFSTATEDGEEGCVLDTVDTTSFSSVTNACKPISHDKSHYYLPYWDYKPCMDVRCTLPDLRRRMYNSNMLAKMSEKLEEGLSKTKKLIEDEDIKAEVRLRTTLEDLASACMRYTSITKANSTGPGSGKTKLDKERMKLCQSEIENLCNLARNLRALVTRSSLKERYKTAHTFQQKLKFLIEDPQHSLPDIFLWLIANGKRYAYHRMCARELIYSNTEEECGVHCGKIQTLFLRLPGKQSMGSASWFIQAKLSIFLWLGVVGHKEHFFEGLPIGYDLSHELRNAERPGAMAPNNIHYLEKSTFQLRAHIYQARSLIGSDSSGLSDPYATVYITEFAKTTQVIEETLSPTWDELLVFDEILVFGTKDEIKKDPPTIIIEIYDQDKVGKSEFIGRAIAKPRVKLRENAYNTPTLEWFDIVRGHENAGELLSAFEMLEIGSTDMPRLTEPKLVTSTQQEKIKDKNAPPPPGTILPVPKEVRPHLAKFKLEVLFWGLRDLKRVHLMSVDKPRIDVECSGKILSSNIIQNAKKNPNFPSMLKSIELELPLEETYAPPITIRCVDCRSFGRYTLVGTHQITSIHRYIYKPPPKEDITKYKTIGGQIILSAPMNDESLSNLVDGFNMQAIIAANAQHANMKDYYANRRSSCDQFTLYGAACVTKLAKKQSSKKKSLPMGNPNEIVTEQDKDDELSRDWWTKYFWSFERLIDLTKTEKKHTSDKFLAPPPNVMNPNTQKSGIKGPKFVQKLSPKAMAGVARGKQDNSSGKVSPNQQMNRGNLNSTAVCQIYPNELEAQPDYNYFREWLHSFALYRGKKTGDSTEDDNRTVGFFKGAIKVYKLPPPKGTELPIPNLPANDPLHVLVRIYIIKGTDLHPMDLNGKADPYVVLQLGNKRISDKENYVSKQLNPIFGKCFEVEATFPQDSMLTVQVLDWDLVGSDDLIGETRIDLENRYYSKHRATCGLALRYEVCGYNQWRDPMKPTQILSKLCKENKLDTPHYFQDRVAIGKYCMTFSDEEVIAWNGPTTCRNRDEHLALATLHRWNEIPRVGCKIVPEHIESRPLYNSEKPGIEQGKIEMWVDMFPMDMPLPGPPVDISPRKPKEYVLRIVIWNTDDVVLEDDAFFTGEKMSDIYVKGWLTGPQDMQSTDIHYRSLTGEGNFNWRFIFPFEYLAAEERIVLSRRESIFSWDETEVKIPARLELQVWDADHFSADDFLGAISFNLNRFPRGAKTSKLCTLDMLKSDTTVPTVNIFKQKRVRGWWPFYVKKQNEEMELTGKVEAEFHLLTKEEAEQNPAGYGRSEPDPLEKPNRPDASFMWFLNPLKSIRYIVWHNYKWAILKGLLILGILLFLLLFVYSLPGYSVKRLLGA
- the LOC137251077 gene encoding otoferlin-like isoform X3; the protein is MWAQNVYCLIKSGYIRIEDQMVDISSNKPIQALIVFEARYTSPDDAAGNFEPTNLVRPIQEQQNISFSSQSLDDDQQMLLDIEQNIANLERSLNRESGGHHASSGAGSASSGNESQQQQGGTQKKRHLLRRVMTAAQHSTTGVTSSRQRIELKFDKFGKSPTTGRSSSITTLLTTTTNANAKTTTIATATTAGFAGGSSSSASALDAAMRASKQQQPKEKKLTMRAVRNIMRLGRGRQTSQSRDSSTEDEGRSPLIFETDAGPTTATSATEPETEDGLHARRLALEGLDAGGGIPLNAAGGDSGQSNQSSDVEQLEHYDKGKMIKSMTRAADHLKSQDFQVCITIIEARQLPGLNMDPVVCIQVGDQKKYTSVKESTNCPYYNEYFVFDFHMPPVMLFDKIITLSVIQARKFLRSGTLVGSFKIDLSTVYDAPDHQFYHKWALLSDPDDFYSGPKGYLKCDIGIIGKGDTVKVPQKSEKDPDDIEANLLLPVGVPIERQRAKFIVKIYRADGLPRMNSSIMANVKKAFTGESKDLVSPYVQVSFAGLLGKTTVKKNAYAPVWNEQLVFTEMFPPLCQRIKIQLRDADPMKPAIIGTHYIDLKQISNDGDRGFLPTFGPSFIHLYGSTRDYTLLDQHSNLNTGLGEGVSYRARLLLAIRTEITDNMEMTTEKNVELEPAYPITESSYSRNEEFFLFGSIIEASMLDKKVSDKTVFFELSMGNAGNSLDGHNESFSTATEDGEEGCVLDTVDTTSFSSVTNACKPISHDKSHYYLPYWDYKPCMDVRCTLPDLRRRMYNSNMLAKMSEKLEEGLSKTKKLIEDEDIKAEVRLRTTLEDLASACMRYTSITKANSTGPGSGKTKLDKERMKLCQSEIENLCNLARNLRALVTRSSLKERYKTAHTFQQKLKFLIEDPQHSLPDIFLWLIANGKRYAYHRMCARELIYSNTEEECGVHCGKIQTLFLRLPGKQSMGSASWFIQAKLSIFLWLGVVGHKEHFFEGLPIGYDLSHELRNAERPGAMAPNNIHYLEKSTFQLRAHIYQARSLIGSDSSGLSDPYATVYITEFAKTTQVIEETLSPTWDELLVFDEILVFGTKDEIKKDPPTIIIEIYDQDKVGKSEFIGRAIAKPRVKLRENAYNTPTLEWFDIVRGHENAGELLSAFEMLEIGSTDMPRLTEPKLVTSTQQEKIKDKNAPPPPGTILPVPKEVRPHLAKFKLEVLFWGLRDLKRVHLMSVDKPRIDVECSGKILSSNIIQNAKKNPNFPSMLKSIELELPLEETYAPPITIRCVDCRSFGRYTLVGTHQITSIHRYIYKPPPKEDITKYKTIGGQIILSAPMNDESLSNLVDGFNMQAIIAANAQHANMKDYYANRRSSCDQFTLYGAACVTKLAKKQSSKKKSLPMGNPNEIVTEQDKDDELSRDWWTKYFWSFERLIDLTKTEKKHTSDKFLAPPPNVMNPNTQKSGIKGPKFVQKLSPKAMAGVARGKQDNSSGKVSPNQQMNRGNLNSTAVCQIYPNELEAQPDYNYFREWLHSFALYRGKKTGDSTEDDNRTVGFFKGAIKVYKLPPPKGTELPIPNLPANDPLHVLVRIYIIKGTDLHPMDLNGKADPYVVLQLGNKRISDKENYVSKQLNPIFGKCFEVEATFPQDSMLTVQVLDWDLVGSDDLIGETRIDLENRYYSKHRATCGLALRYEVCGYNQWRDPMKPTQILSKLCKENKLDTPHYFQDRVAIGKYCMTFSDEEVIAWNGPTTCRNRDEHLALATLHRWNEIPRVGCKIVPEHIESRPLYNSEKPGIEQGKIEMWVDMFPMDMPLPGPPVDISPRKPKEYVLRIVIWNTDDVVLEDDAFFTGEKMSDIYVKGWLTGPQDMQSTDIHYRSLTGEGNFNWRFIFPFEYLAAEERIVLSRRESIFSWDETEVKIPARLELQVWDADHFSADDFLGAISFNLNRFPRGAKTSKLCTLDMLKSDTTVPTVNIFKQKRVRGWWPFYVKKQNEEMELTGKVEAEFHLLTKEEAEQNPAGYGRSEPDPLEKPNRPDASFMWFLNPLKSIRYIVWHNYKWAILKGLLILGILLFLLLFVYSLPGYSVKRLLGA